cagcctccacattacatcacagcctccacattatattacagcctccgtattaatggcctctacattacagtctacacgttacattaccagcctccatattatattacagaCTCCATATTACCGTTCTCCACATTGCAtcactgcttccacaatatattaCAGCCTTCATATTACCAGCCTCTGCATTACATTAAAGCATCCAaactatattacagcctccatattaccagcctccacTTAACATTTCCTGTCTCTATGTTACATTACCGGCCTccatgttacattacagcctctgtATTActggcctctacattacagtctacgtgttacattaccagcctccatattatattacagaCTCCATATTACCGTTCTCCACATTGCATCACTGCTTCCACAATATTTTACAGCCTTCATATTACCAGCCTCTGCATTAAATTACAGCCTccaaattatattacagcctccttTTTCCCAGCCTCCACTTAACATTACCTGTCTCTATGTTACATTACCGGCCTccatgttacattacagcctctgtATTActggcctctacattacagtctacatgttacattaccagcctccacattatattacagactccatattaccgtcctctacattacatcacagcctaaacattgttacagcctccatattactatCCTCTAAATTACAGCCTCTATACTGACATTCTCCAAATTATATTACAGACTCCATATTACCAGCCTCTACTTAACATTACCGGCCTCTATGCAACATTACCGGCATCCACAtaatattacagcctccgtatgaccgcctctacattacagtctcTATGTTACATTaccggcctccacattatattacagacttCATATTATCGTTCTCTACAGCCTCCATATTTTCAGCCTCCATATTActagcctctacattacatttcAGTCTCTatactaccagcctccacattacatcacagcctccacattatattacagcctccatttaaCATTGCCGGCCTCCATGTTATATTACAGACTCTGTATTAatggcctctacattacagtctaCGTGTTACATTACAAGCCTCCACATTATGTTACAGACTCCATATTGCCGTTCtctacattacatcacagcctaaACATTATGCTACAGCCTCAATATTgttagcctccacattatatgacagcctccatataactagcctccacattacattatagcctccacattacattatagcctccacattatattacagcctcaacATTACATTATAGCCTCTGTATTATATTACCAGCCTCTACATTGTATGACAGCCTCAATATTACCCGCctctacattacagcctccatattatattaccggcctccacattatatgacagcctccatattatggGCCTCTACATTAAAACATCCACATGATATTACAgcgtccacattatattacagcctccacatgatATTACAGCCTTTACATTTTATTACAGCGTCCACATTATATTACTAGCCTCCATACTATACTGTCCTATaccatactgtgctgtactatattgtgctgcactatactaTACTTTGCTGTACTATGCTATACTTTGCTATACTATAccgtactatactataatatactgtgctgtactatactatactgtgctgtactatactatactgtgctgtactatactattctatactatactataatatactgtgctgtactatactatactgtgctgtactatactatactgtactataatatactgtgctgtactataatatactgtgctgtactatactatactgtgctgtactatactataatatactgtgctgtactatactatgctgtactatactatactgtgctgtactatactgtactatactatactgtgctgtactatactgtactatactatactataatatactgtgctgtactatactatactgtgctgtactatactatactgtactataatatactgtgctgtactatactatactgtgctgtactatactatactgtgctgtactatactgtactatactataatatactgtgctgtactatactatgctgtactatactatactgtgctgtactatactatactataatatactgtgctgtactatactattctatactgtactataatatactgtgctgtactatactattctATACTGTCCTATaccatactgtgctgtactatattgtgctgcactatactaTACTTTGCTGTACTATGCTATACTTTGCTATACTATACCGTACTATAccataatatactgtgctgtactatactatactgtgctgtactataatatactgtactatactataatatactgtgctgtactatactatactgtgctgtactatactataatatactatactatactataatatactgtgctgtactatactatactgtgctgtactatactatactgtactataatatactgtgctgtactatactatactgtgctgtactatactgtgctgtactatactatactataatatactgtgctgtactatactgtactatactatactgtgctgtactatactgtactatactatactataatatactgtgctgtactatactatactgtgctgtactataatatactgtgctgtactatactataatatactatactgtgctgtactatactgtactatactataatatactgtgctgtactatactgtgctgtactatactataatatactgtgctgtactatactattctatactgtactatactataatatactgtgctgtactatactattctatactatactatactgtgctgtactatactatactataatatactgtgctgtactatactattctatactgtactatactataatatactgtgctgtactatactattctatactgtactatactatactgtgctgtactatactatactgtgctgtactataatatactgtgctgtactattctatactgtactatactatactgtgctgtactatactatactgtgctgtactatactgtgctgtactatactataatatactgtgctgtactatactatactgtgctgtactatactatactgtgctgtactataatatactgtgctgtactattctatactgtactatactataatatactgtgctgtactatactattctatactgtactatactatactgtgctgtactatactatactataatatactgtgctgtactatactattctatactgtactatactataatatactgtgctgtactatactattctatactgtactatactatactgtgctgtactatactatactgtgctgtactataatatactgtgctgtactattctatactgtactatactataatatactgtgctgtactattctatactgtactatactataatatactgtgctgtactattctatactgtactatactgtgctgtactatactatactgtgctgtactatactgtgctgtactgtactatactatactgtgctgtactatactgtgctgtactataatatactgtgctgtactatactataatatactatactgtgctgtactatactgtactatactataatatactgtgctgtactatactatactgtgctgtactatactatgctgtactatcctatactgtgctgtactatactatactgtgctgtactataatatactgtgctgtactattctatactgtactataatatactgtgctgtactattctatactgtactatactataatatactgtgctgtactatatcGTGCTGTTCTATACTATACTTTGCCGTATTGTCCTGAGATTACGGAGGTGCAATGAGGGGGATTATAGGGGCAGTTTTCTCCACATTTCTTACTCCCCAGAATATTTCCGGGGGTCAGTAAAGCGGGGTCCATACTTCTGGGGGGCGGGGCCATACTCTGCCCCATTGTACCGGCACCCCCTCTGCTGCAGCCCTGGCCACAAGACGCATCTCTGCTCCCTGAGAGCCCTGTACACACATGAGGCGGCATCACTGCAGCGGGGAATGTGCGGGGACACGGAGCACTGGAGCCGGCAGGGAGCGGAGGCCGCCGCCTGTGTTACCCTCCCGGGCTCTCCGCGGCTCCAGCTCCCCCCGCAGCGTCCGAGCAGCTTCCTGCGGCCCCACCTTGTGGTAAAGAGCCCTGGGATGGGGACGAGGGCCGGGAAGAGAGGGAACGAGCCCCCGCAGCGGAGCCATCGGGCCGGATCCAGCCGGATGTGCAGAACGTCAGGCAGAGCGGGAGGACTGTGGCGGAGATCCCGGGGCCTGCTCCCGCCTCCTCCGCCACAGACGGCGGCACACGGTGAGGGGGGATGTCCGGGAGCAGGCAGGCGCGGAGAAGGCGGCCTCTCCTGTCCGGTTCTAGCCGCTAAAGGGCTCTTCTCCCGGGCAGGGAAGCACAAGGGGAGAGCGGAGCTGCAGCCGGGCTGAGAGGGGTGAGGGCGGGGCCTGTGTCTAGTGTCAGCCAATAGCCGCGCAggagggcggagctcagcagccaatcactgcgcaGCGCTCCACATATAAGAGGCGGCCCCGGATCCGGCCTCAGTGTTTTCTCCAGGAGTCTTTGTGTTTCAGTCTCACACGATGACAGAGACCGCGCCAGCAGCAGCAGCCGCTCCTTCTCCCGCCGAAGCGGCCGCCAAGTCCAAGAGGCAGCCGAAGAAATCCACCGCTGCAGGGGGCGCCAAGAAAAGCAAGAAGCCGTCCGGTCCCAGCGTGTCCGAGCTCCTCGTCACAGCCGTGTCCGCCTCCAAGGAGCGCAGCGGGGTGTCTCTGGCCGCCCTGAAGAAGGCTCTGGCTGCAGGAGGATGCGATGTGGAGAAGAATAATAGCCGCATCAAGGTGGCCATCAGGGCTCTGGTCACCAAGGGGACCCTCACCCAGGTGAAGGGCAGCGGCGCCTCCGGCTCCTTCAAGCTCAACAagaagcagcaggagaccaagGACAAGGCGGCCAAGAAGAAGCCGGCGACGGCCAAGAAACCTGCAGCTACTGCGGCCAAGAAACCCGCCAAATCCCCGAAGAAGCCCAAGAAGGCTCCGGCCAAGAGCCCGAAAAAGACCAAGAAACCGGCCGCGGCCAAGAAAGCAGCCAAGAGCCCCAAGAAGCCGAAGGCTGCCCCCAAGCCCAAGAAGCTGGCCAAGAGTCCGGCTAAGAAGGCGGCCAAACCCAAGGCTGCCAAGAGTCCGGCTAAGAAAGCGGCGAAAGCCAAGAAGAGCGCGGCCAAGAAGTAACCGGCGCCGCCCGCACCTCTCCCCAAAGGCTCTTCTCAgagccaccacctcctcctcagacGAGCTCCACTCCGCCCTTCTACCCTCTTTCTAGGGGGCGGGTTAACCCTGTcagcgccgctctcttcagtctaTCAGGGCCTCTTTGCTCGGCTGATACCCGCCCTCTGCTGGTAGTGATGCCGCCGCTGAGTGTACTGTGCGTGCAGGGGGTCGTGCGCTCTATCCCTGGACACCAGCGCAGCGATGGAGCCGCTCTTCTCCGCACAGTGAATACGGGACTGTTCTCCGTTGGGGAGCGGGAGAAGGCGGCCACTGACGGGTTAATACTGAGCAGGCTATGGGGGCGGGGCTATAGAACTAGTACCATGGCTTTTGAAATACCCGCTCAATTACCGTCCGGTAAGAATTCAGCGGCCGTGGAGAAGCTCCgcccccgactcatctgaatgcaTGAATGTTAGCCCCTCCTGCTACTCCGCCCCCCAGTTTAGCTGAATATATGGAtgtgagcccctcccctcctgctgCTCCGCCCCCGGGTCAGCTGAATGAATGGAtgtgagcccctcccctcctgctcCGCCCCCCgctcttctcagagcccccaccttCTCTAGGACGGAGCTGCCGCATTGTGTGAATACATGGAAGCCTCATGTCCGAGGCGGATTATTCCCTCATTATAGACCACTGATCGGGAGGATGAGGGGAGTAGTGATCGGCCAGAGAGAAGGATGGGGGGAGTAGTGATTGGACACTTGACGAGGTAGTGCAGGACGAGCGGCTGGATGGATCCACAGAGCCGGGCACTCGGGGATACACCGGGACACGGTGCTATGGGGGCGGCCGGCAATTGGTGGAGAAAAGAGGGCGTGTCCTCACAAGCCTTTTCAGGTCATCTGCTTCCTCATTGGCTGCAGGATTTGGCGCTGAAAACCGGATTTGGATTCAGCCAATCACAGAGGAGTTCCCCCTGCGCCACCCGGGTATAAGAGGTGACGGGCGGAGCGGGGCTGTCAGTCTCATCTGTACAGAGAAGAGAACGATGTCTGGACGCGGCAAACAAGGAGGCAAAGTGCGGGCTAAGGCCAAGACCCGCTCATCCCG
The genomic region above belongs to Bufo gargarizans isolate SCDJY-AF-19 unplaced genomic scaffold, ASM1485885v1 original_scaffold_2131_pilon, whole genome shotgun sequence and contains:
- the LOC122923998 gene encoding histone H1B-like isoform X2; amino-acid sequence: MTETAPAAAAAPSPAEAAANKKPSGPSVSELLVTAVSASKERSGVSLAALKKALAAGGCDVEKNNSRIKVAIRALVTKGTLTQVKGSGASGSFKLNKKQQETKDKAAKKKPATAKKPAATAAKKPAKSPKKPKKAPAKSPKKTKKPAAAKKAAKSPKKPKAAPKPKKLAKSPAKKAAKPKAAKSPAKKAAKAKKSAAKK
- the LOC122923998 gene encoding histone H1B-like isoform X1; translated protein: MTETAPAAAAAPSPAEAAAKSKRQPKKSTAAGGAKKSKKPSGPSVSELLVTAVSASKERSGVSLAALKKALAAGGCDVEKNNSRIKVAIRALVTKGTLTQVKGSGASGSFKLNKKQQETKDKAAKKKPATAKKPAATAAKKPAKSPKKPKKAPAKSPKKTKKPAAAKKAAKSPKKPKAAPKPKKLAKSPAKKAAKPKAAKSPAKKAAKAKKSAAKK